From Daucus carota subsp. sativus chromosome 6, DH1 v3.0, whole genome shotgun sequence, the proteins below share one genomic window:
- the LOC108225663 gene encoding ethylene-responsive transcription factor ERF039, with product METRSTSSNSVEKEARPVRAEGSANKHTNYRGVRKRYGSKWVSEIRVPRTKSRIWLGTYSTPEMAARAHDVAALCIKGDKNILNFPHLVDSLPRPGSTSPADIRAAAAEAAAMDWPEPSASSSVDHDDFFNDLEDINIIMTWSTN from the coding sequence ATGGAAACAAGATCAACAAGTTCAAACTCTGTCGAAAAAGAAGCGCGCCCAGTTAGAGCAGAAGGGAGTGCAAACAAGCACACAAATTATAGAGGTGTTCGAAAGCGGTATGGCAGTAAATGGGTCTCCGAAATTCGTGTGCCTCGCACAAAATCTCGAATTTGGCTAGGCACATATTCAACTCCAGAAATGGCGGCTAGGGCACACGACGTTGCTGCTTTATGCATTAAAGGTGACAAGAATATTCTGAATTTCCCACACCTAGTTGATTCGTTGCCTCGTCCCGGCTCCACTTCTCCGGCCGACATTCGAGCTGCGGCAGCTGAAGCAGCTGCCATGGACTGGCCGGAACCCTCGGCTTCCTCGTCGGTGGATcatgatgatttttttaatgACTTGGAggacataaatataataatgactTGGAGCACAAACTAA
- the LOC108224965 gene encoding very-long-chain aldehyde decarbonylase GL1-6 isoform X2 codes for MNKNGELFIKRNPQLKLKLVDGSSLAAAVVLNSIPEGTTHVAIKGKSSKVSNSVAIALCHRGVQVSISNENAYRILKEKCDSEIQDNLILSESYSQKVIFKLLPKVSFTSRHEEYKQIQVELQDMKLGQSLHGLQLQQRRIQSNAGRTKGITGAEKANGRDEEPTCYRV; via the exons ATGAACAAAAACGGTGAGCTATTTATCAAAAGGAATCCCCAGCTAAAATTGAAGTTAGTTGATGGCAGTAGCCTAGCCGCTGCTGTTGTCCTCAATAGCATTCCAGAGGGAACAACCCATGTTGCCATTAAAGGAAAATCGTCTAAGGTTTCCAATTCTGTTGCCATTGCATTATGTCACAGAGGCGTTCAG GTATCTATTTCAAATGAAAATGCTTACAGAATTCTAAAAGAGAAATGTGATTCTGAGATTCAAGACAATTTAATCCTTTCAGAAAGTTACTCCCAAAAGGTGATTTTTAAGTTACTCCCAAAAG TGTCATTCACTTCAAGACATGAAGAATACAAGCAAATACAGGTGGAACTACAAGACATGAAGCTGGGGCAGTCGTTACATGGGCTCCAACTTCAACAACGAAGAATTCAATCAAATGCAGGTAGGACTAAAGGAATTACAGGAGCTGAGAAAGCAAATGGAAGAGATGAAGAGCCAACTTGTTATCGTGTTTAG
- the LOC108224965 gene encoding very-long-chain aldehyde decarbonylase GL1-6 isoform X1 has protein sequence MTQLASYIFFFLDSLIQGDEMNKNGELFIKRNPQLKLKLVDGSSLAAAVVLNSIPEGTTHVAIKGKSSKVSNSVAIALCHRGVQVSISNENAYRILKEKCDSEIQDNLILSESYSQKVIFKLLPKVSFTSRHEEYKQIQVELQDMKLGQSLHGLQLQQRRIQSNAGRTKGITGAEKANGRDEEPTCYRV, from the exons ATGACCCAACTGGCCTCTTACATATTTTTCTTCCTCGATTCTTTAATTCAG GGAGATGAGATGAACAAAAACGGTGAGCTATTTATCAAAAGGAATCCCCAGCTAAAATTGAAGTTAGTTGATGGCAGTAGCCTAGCCGCTGCTGTTGTCCTCAATAGCATTCCAGAGGGAACAACCCATGTTGCCATTAAAGGAAAATCGTCTAAGGTTTCCAATTCTGTTGCCATTGCATTATGTCACAGAGGCGTTCAG GTATCTATTTCAAATGAAAATGCTTACAGAATTCTAAAAGAGAAATGTGATTCTGAGATTCAAGACAATTTAATCCTTTCAGAAAGTTACTCCCAAAAGGTGATTTTTAAGTTACTCCCAAAAG TGTCATTCACTTCAAGACATGAAGAATACAAGCAAATACAGGTGGAACTACAAGACATGAAGCTGGGGCAGTCGTTACATGGGCTCCAACTTCAACAACGAAGAATTCAATCAAATGCAGGTAGGACTAAAGGAATTACAGGAGCTGAGAAAGCAAATGGAAGAGATGAAGAGCCAACTTGTTATCGTGTTTAG
- the LOC108224965 gene encoding very-long-chain aldehyde decarbonylase GL1-6 isoform X3, producing MTQLASYIFFFLDSLIQGDEMNKNGELFIKRNPQLKLKLVDGSSLAAAVVLNSIPEGTTHVAIKGKSSKVSNSVAIALCHRGVQVSISNENAYRILKEKCDSEIQDNLILSESYSQKCHSLQDMKNTSKYRWNYKT from the exons ATGACCCAACTGGCCTCTTACATATTTTTCTTCCTCGATTCTTTAATTCAG GGAGATGAGATGAACAAAAACGGTGAGCTATTTATCAAAAGGAATCCCCAGCTAAAATTGAAGTTAGTTGATGGCAGTAGCCTAGCCGCTGCTGTTGTCCTCAATAGCATTCCAGAGGGAACAACCCATGTTGCCATTAAAGGAAAATCGTCTAAGGTTTCCAATTCTGTTGCCATTGCATTATGTCACAGAGGCGTTCAG GTATCTATTTCAAATGAAAATGCTTACAGAATTCTAAAAGAGAAATGTGATTCTGAGATTCAAGACAATTTAATCCTTTCAGAAAGTTACTCCCAAAAG TGTCATTCACTTCAAGACATGAAGAATACAAGCAAATACAGGTGGAACTACAAGACATGA